In one window of Bemisia tabaci chromosome 6, PGI_BMITA_v3 DNA:
- the PolZ2 gene encoding DNA polymerase zeta subunit 2 yields MSTCQLPYADSILLELLEVAIHQVLYQKSIYPETIFVLKKKYGAPVHVSRYPPLNSYINDSLIAIKDLLLRKQLKSVHVCFFNNDYSKLLERLVFNVQNVFSELDPEKADQMSDPYLTKLQESIRAVCLRLTTISAHTKPLGEEAAFQIQIETTESAAASLADDPDHDHFPWIEIEDCKLSQDPTSVELLPIRNIKSDLFEVEMFYQKME; encoded by the exons ATGAGTACCTGTCAGTTACCAT ATGCTGATTCCATCCTCCTAGAGCTTCTTGAAGTAGCAATTCATCAAGTTTTATATCAGAAGAGTATCTATCCAGAAACTATATTTGTCCTCAAAAAAAAGTACGGAGCGCCTGTCCAT GTATCGCGATACCCACCTCTGAATTCATACATTAATGATTCATTGATAGCCATCAAAGACCTATTACTGCGAAAGCAGCTGAAGAGCGTTCATGTTTGCTTCTTTAACAACGATTATTCTAAACTATTAGAAAGGCTAGTCTTCAACGTGCAGAACGTTTTTAGTGAACTGGATCCAGAAAAAGCTGA TCAAATGTCTGATCCTTATCTCACAAAACTGCAAGAATCCATACGTGCAGTTTGTTTGAGGCTGACAACCATCAGTGCTCACACAAAACCTCTCGGTGAGGAAGCAgcttttcaaattcaaattgaaaCAACAGAATCTGCGGCAGCTTCCCTTGCAGATGATCCTGATCATGat catttccCTTGGATTGAAATCGAGGATTGTAAATTGTCTCAAGATCCCACCAGCGTAGAGTTATTGCCAATCAGGAACATCAAATCTGACTTGTTTGAGGTGGAAATGTTTTACCAAAAAATGGAATGA
- the LOC109038647 gene encoding uncharacterized protein, with protein MQSGRHVSSVSDLYAGDEISVLLEEIRELEPAACRTEDIQDFEIAGSQTGASGGRTTGSLAELDTPGDVKTVCSWDSHANYTHPEHDGSPSPSIMSDVVVYFDDSYLKGTKGFMRISLVCTSVACLLCLITAGTAKVSLFMLPMIGRIRLMVFVTIFSFLVVSLVLFLDVSHIVHLFPFNMSKLNAFLYVSISTLYLLSSSLIIHLSHYYNENYAWIPESTIHRLIIAGLLGYLCALEALLLSLFTRCDEEQYHPVGEDPSSINLQERHFSPSPGYSSQHGNKMHHTDSQPCSSKAMDSYRSMNNA; from the exons ATGCAGTCCGGGCGGCACGTCAGCTCAGTATCTGACTTGTACGCTGGTGACGAAATCTCTGTTCTCCTAGAGGAAATTCGTGAGTTAGAACCGGCAGCGTGCCGGACTGAGGATATCCAAGACTTCGAGATTGCGGGGAGTCAGACAGGGGCCAGTGGGGGCCGCACCACTGGTAGTCTAGCCGAGCTTGACACGCCAGGCGATGTTAAGACGGTTTGTTCCTGGGACTCGCACGCCAACTACACGCACCCAGAACATGATGGATCCCCATCCCCTTCAATTATGTCTGATGTCGTTGTCTATTTTGATGACTCTTATCTCAAAGGAACCAAAGGGTTCATGAGAATTTCATTAGTG tgtacctccGTTGCCTGTCTTCTATGTCTGATCACAGCAGGCACGGCAAAAGTAAGCCTTTTTATGCTGCCTATGATCGGACGTATACGGTTGATGGTCTTCGttacaatttttagtttcctagtCGTATCTTTAGTCTTGTTTCTCGATGTGTCGCATATTGTCCATCTGTTCCCATTCAACATGAGTAAATTG aatgCGTTCCTGTATGTCAGTATTAGCACACTCTACCTATTAAGTTCATCACTTATTATTCACCTTTCACACTACTACAATGAAAACTATGCTTGGATACCTGAGTCTACTATACATAGGTTAATAATAGCAGGG CTTCTTGGTTACCTGTGTGCACTCGAAGCTTTGCTCTTATCGCTTTTCACGCGCTGTGACGAGGAGCAGTACCATCCTGTAGGTGAGGACCCCAGTAGTATAAATTTACAAGAGCGACACTTCTCTCCCTCCCCTGGTTACTCCTCGCAACATGGCAACAAGATGCATCACACAGATTCGCAGCCCTGCTCGTCCAAAGCCATGGACTCTTACCGCAGCATGAACAACGCATGA